The following proteins are co-located in the Manihot esculenta cultivar AM560-2 chromosome 7, M.esculenta_v8, whole genome shotgun sequence genome:
- the LOC110618750 gene encoding dof zinc finger protein DOF3.6 isoform X1: protein MVFSSIPVYLDPPNWQQQPNHQPGAGGENPQLPPPPPPSGGGGGGSSGAIRPGSMTERARLAKIPQPEAALKCPRCESTNTKFCYFNNYSLSQPRHFCKTCRRYWTRGGALRNVPVGGGCRRNKRSKGTSRSKSPTKAGSSSSSGLVSNSCTTDIIGHMAPPPPQLPILPSLHHLGDYNSTDIELNFGGIQPPVAATAGGGGGMEFQLGSSTSGGASGSLLSTGGLVDQWRFQQVQQFPFLANIEPPNGLYPFEGIEPANYVGQLRSKPMDSGVTQLASVKVEENYQGLNLSKNFLGITGNDQYWPGSTAWTADLPGFSSSSTSHLL from the exons ATGGTCTTCTCTTCCATTCCAGTCTATCTAGATCCACCCAACTGGCAGcag CAGCCTAATCATCAACCGGGAGCTGGCGGAGAGAACCCACAACTTCCACCGCCGCCTCCGCCCTCTGGAGGTGGTGGGGGTGGTAGCTCTGGAGCAATCAGGCCTGGCTCGATGACTGAACGAGCTAGACTGGCAAAGATTCCACAGCCTGAAGCAGCTCTTAAATGTCCGAGATGTGAATCAACAAATACTAAATTTTGTTACTTCAATAATTACAGCCTTTCTCAGCCTCGCCACTTTTGTAAGACCTGCCGGCGATATTGGACTAGAGGAGGTGCATTAAGAAACGTACCGGTTGGTGGCGGATGTAGAAGAAACAAAAGGAGTAAAGGAACTAGTAGATCGAAATCTCCGACTAAAGCTGGGTCTAGCTCCAGTAGTGGACTTGTTTCTAATAGTTGCACCACAGATATTATAGGGCACATGGcccctccaccaccacaatTGCCAATCTTGCCATCTTTACATCATCTTGGTGACTACAATTCCACGGACATCGAGTTAAATTTTGGTGGGATTCAGCCTCCGGTGGCAGCAACAGCTGGTGGAGGTGGTGGTATGGAGTTTCAGCTTGGAAGCTCAACTTCAGGCGGTGCTAGTGGTTCTTTATTATCTACCGGCGGACTTGTCGATCAGTGGAGATTTCAACAAGTTCAACAATTCCCTTTCTTGGCTAATATTGAGCCGCCAAATGGGCTGTATCCATTTGAAGGGATTGAGCCTGCAAATTACGTTGGCCAGCTTCGGTCTAAGCCAATGGACAGTGGGGTGACTCAGCTAGCCTCAGTGAAAGTGGAAGAAAATTATCAAGGATTGAATTTGTCAAAAAATTTTCTGGGTATTACAGGAAATGATCAGTATTGGCCGGGGAGCACTGCATGGACTGCAGATCTTCCTGGTTTTAGTTCCTCTTCTACGAGCCATCTCTTGTGA
- the LOC110618750 gene encoding dof zinc finger protein DOF3.6 isoform X2 — translation MVFSSIPVYLDPPNWQQPNHQPGAGGENPQLPPPPPPSGGGGGGSSGAIRPGSMTERARLAKIPQPEAALKCPRCESTNTKFCYFNNYSLSQPRHFCKTCRRYWTRGGALRNVPVGGGCRRNKRSKGTSRSKSPTKAGSSSSSGLVSNSCTTDIIGHMAPPPPQLPILPSLHHLGDYNSTDIELNFGGIQPPVAATAGGGGGMEFQLGSSTSGGASGSLLSTGGLVDQWRFQQVQQFPFLANIEPPNGLYPFEGIEPANYVGQLRSKPMDSGVTQLASVKVEENYQGLNLSKNFLGITGNDQYWPGSTAWTADLPGFSSSSTSHLL, via the exons ATGGTCTTCTCTTCCATTCCAGTCTATCTAGATCCACCCAACTGGCAGcag CCTAATCATCAACCGGGAGCTGGCGGAGAGAACCCACAACTTCCACCGCCGCCTCCGCCCTCTGGAGGTGGTGGGGGTGGTAGCTCTGGAGCAATCAGGCCTGGCTCGATGACTGAACGAGCTAGACTGGCAAAGATTCCACAGCCTGAAGCAGCTCTTAAATGTCCGAGATGTGAATCAACAAATACTAAATTTTGTTACTTCAATAATTACAGCCTTTCTCAGCCTCGCCACTTTTGTAAGACCTGCCGGCGATATTGGACTAGAGGAGGTGCATTAAGAAACGTACCGGTTGGTGGCGGATGTAGAAGAAACAAAAGGAGTAAAGGAACTAGTAGATCGAAATCTCCGACTAAAGCTGGGTCTAGCTCCAGTAGTGGACTTGTTTCTAATAGTTGCACCACAGATATTATAGGGCACATGGcccctccaccaccacaatTGCCAATCTTGCCATCTTTACATCATCTTGGTGACTACAATTCCACGGACATCGAGTTAAATTTTGGTGGGATTCAGCCTCCGGTGGCAGCAACAGCTGGTGGAGGTGGTGGTATGGAGTTTCAGCTTGGAAGCTCAACTTCAGGCGGTGCTAGTGGTTCTTTATTATCTACCGGCGGACTTGTCGATCAGTGGAGATTTCAACAAGTTCAACAATTCCCTTTCTTGGCTAATATTGAGCCGCCAAATGGGCTGTATCCATTTGAAGGGATTGAGCCTGCAAATTACGTTGGCCAGCTTCGGTCTAAGCCAATGGACAGTGGGGTGACTCAGCTAGCCTCAGTGAAAGTGGAAGAAAATTATCAAGGATTGAATTTGTCAAAAAATTTTCTGGGTATTACAGGAAATGATCAGTATTGGCCGGGGAGCACTGCATGGACTGCAGATCTTCCTGGTTTTAGTTCCTCTTCTACGAGCCATCTCTTGTGA